From a single Silene latifolia isolate original U9 population chromosome 6, ASM4854445v1, whole genome shotgun sequence genomic region:
- the LOC141586810 gene encoding alkane hydroxylase MAH1-like yields MESFIEISFIFLFSLVFLYYYFHEKNGIPTNWPIVGMLPALFLNIHKINDYFTEIIEKTNLNFVFEGPWLANMHILGTVDPANVHYIMSKNFGNYPKGSKFNEIFDVLGDGIFNSDSPMWEYHRKMAQSFLSHSNFHENLVKNVQEKIESGLKPILNHVSNQGIEIDLQDLFGRFTFDIICTILMDFDPRSLSIELPSVPPAKALDDLEEIILYRHAIPPFIWKSLRWLNIGQERKHKQAWIILDDFIYSCISNQNSKNDEMDIDVLKLYMEENEKNYGAPEKKRDDDTKFLRDTILNFLIAGRDTTSTALSWFFYLLSKNPHVEIKLGEELEKIMNQTQDFSNNSRELCNKLVYLHASLCETLRLYPPVVFEAKSPVETDILPSGHTVNPNMQIIFNLYAMGRMKSIWGEDCWEFKPERWISENGKIRHEPSYKFLAFNAGPRTCVGKDMAFTQMKIVAATVLRNYRIEAVEGYEVIPDISIILRMKYGFKVKVNRIQGMAKHG; encoded by the coding sequence ATGGAGTCCTTTATTGAAATTAGCTTCATATTTCTATTTTCACTTGTTTTCTTATACTATTACTTCCATGAAAAAAATGGTATTCCGACTAATTGGCCAATAGTCGGAATGCTTCCAGCACTCTTCTTAAACATTCACAAAATCAATGATTATTTCACCGAAATTATTGAAAAAACCAATTTGAATTTTGTGTTTGAAGGACCGTGGTTAGCTAATATGCACATATTAGGCACAGTCGATCCGGCTAACGTACACTATATTATGAGCAAGAACTTTGGAAATTATCCCAAGGGTTCCAAGTTCAATGAGATATTTGATGTGTTAGGTGATGGAATTTTCAATTCAGATTCTCCAATGTGGGAATATCATAGAAAGATGGCTCAATCTTTTCTTAGTCACTCCAATTTTCATGAAAATCTAGTCAAGAATGTTCAAGAGAAAATTGAGAGTGGACTTAAACCCATCCTTAATCATGTCTCTAACCAAGGTATTGAGATTGATTTGCAAGATTTATTTGGAAGGTTCACATTTGACATCATTTGTACCATCCTAATGGATTTTGACCCGAGATCATTATCGATTGAGTTGCCTAGTGTCCCGCCTGCCAAGGCTTTGGATGATCTCGAAGAAATAATCTTGTATCGCCATGCCATACCGCCATTTATATGGAAATCCCTAAGATGGCTGAATATAGGTCAAGAAAGGAAGCATAAACAAGCTTGGATTATCCTTGATGATTTCATATATAGTTGCATAAGCAATCAAAATTCGAAAAACGATGAGATGGATATTGATGTTTTGAAATTATACATGGaagaaaatgagaaaaattatGGAGCTCCCGAAAAAAAGAGAGATGATGATACTAAATTCTTAAGGGATACAATTCTTAACTTTCTCATAGCAGGACGAGATACCACTAGTACAGCATTATCTTGGTTCTTTTACCTCCTCTCTAAGAACCCCCATGTGGAAATAAAACTTGGAGAAGAACTCGAAAAAATAATGAATCAAACTCAAGATTTCTCAAACAATTCGAGAGAGTTATGCAACAAATTGGTTTATCTCCATGCATCATTATGCGAAACCTTGAGATTGTACCCTCCTGTGGTATTTGAGGCCAAGAGTCCGGTTGAGACGGATATACTGCCAAGTGGACACACAGTGAATCCAAATATGCAAATTATTTTCAATTTGTATGCCATGGGTCGGATGAAGTCAATATGGGGAGAGGATTGTTGGGAGTTCAAGCCTGAAAGATGGATCTCGGAGAACGGGAAGATTAGGCACGAGCCATCTTACAAGTTCTTAGCATTCAATGCCGGTCCTAGGACTTGTGTAGGGAAAGATATGGCCTTTACACAAATGAAGATTGTGGCAGCAACTGTATTAAGGAATTACCGTATTGAAGCTGTGGAGGGATATGAAGTTATTCCTGATATCTCCATAATTCTTCGTATGAAGTACGGGTTTAAGGTCAAGGTAAATCGTATTCAGGGAATGGCGAAACATGGGTAA